A single region of the Xiphophorus maculatus strain JP 163 A chromosome 3, X_maculatus-5.0-male, whole genome shotgun sequence genome encodes:
- the LOC111608158 gene encoding interleukin-21 receptor-like produces the protein MMRGRLLFVLWCFSILAAARSITVSCVSDYIQNITCVVNNINPDNYSLKFTSRESRNTCPLVATDQGYFCNCQVSDSHMASYHKYEINLCKASFCEVLQSNFTPKLSIKLTPPPVVDLQKLTDYINITCKSNRYKTHMYFSKKLVYEALLQESHSSWNITFRLTFGNVHAVHSKSLLKQNTEYCVKARFKFRDEQKLRSTWSEWGEPICWTNEQMREQEHIVPILLKSLGPICLIIGILLFVFYNPATRMKIKTLGHTPTPAPFFKPLFQQHDGNLQEWLSPQGKYVLKYKTEEDLITDAVTVVPKSSPEDLEENQVFLVAPGTQLVFPLSHTSYVGFPGMEKASAPPCPGDTPYTQLPCSVWGPCIQNVEVVCSDPKGFLEISRSDSGCSCEDLTQSPECSLPCSPVDEIPMANHCNDYCILNKTAQGVVPVLLSKERPADVPDHSLKSEG, from the exons ATGATGAGAGGGCGGCTCCTGTTTGTGCTCTGGTGCTTCAGCATCCTGGCAGCGGCCCGCAGCATCACAG TTTCATGTGTGAGTGACTACATCCAAAACATAACCTGTGTGGTGAACAACATCAATCCTGACAACTACAGCCTGAAGTTCACTTCTAGAGAaag cagaAACACGTGTCCGCTCGTGGCGACCGATCAGGGTTACTTCTGTAACTGTCAAGTTTCAGATTCACATATGGCATCCTATcacaaatatgaaataaatcttTGTAAGGCATCTTTCTGCGAAGTTCTCCAAAGCAACTTCACACCAAAATTAAGCA TTAAGCTGACCCCGCCTCCTGTAGTGGATCTCCAAAAATTAACAGATTATATCAACATAACCTGTAAGAGTAACAGGTATAAAACACACATGTACTTTTCAAAGAAACTCGTATATGAAGCTTTGCTTCAAGAATcccacagcagctggaacatA aCGTTTCGCCTcacatttggaaatgttcatGCAGTCCATAGTAAATCATTGctcaaacaaaacacagagtaCTGCGTGAAAGCCAGATTTAAGTTTAGAGACGAACAGAAATTGCGCTCTACTTGGAGTGAGTGGGGTGAACCAATATGTTggacaaatgaacaaatgagAG AACAAGAACACATAGTTCCTATTTTACTCAAATCTCTGGGCCCCATCTGTTTAATTATTGGAATcctcctgtttgttttctacAATCCTGCTACAAG AATGAAGATAAAAACTCTGGGCCACACACCAACACCAGCCCCTTTCTTTAAGCCTCTGTTTCAGCAACATGACGGAAATCTACAG GAGTGGCTCTCTCCTCAAGGCAAGTATGTTCTGAAGTACAAAACCGAGGAGGACCTGATCACCGATGCCGTGACTGTTGTGCCAAAGTCCAGCCCAGAGGATTTAGAGGAGAACCAAGTCTTCCTCGTCGCTCCAGGAACGCAGCTGGTCTTCCCTCTGAGTCACACCTCCTACGTTGGCTTTCCAGGGATGGAGAAAGCCTCCGCTCCTCCCTGTCCAGGAGACACGCCGTACACTCAGCTCCCCTGCTCTGTTTGGGGTCCCTGCATCCAAAACGTAGAGGTTGTCTGCTCCGATCCAAAAGGTTTCCTAGAGATAAGCCGTTCTGATTCTGGTTGCAGCTGCGAGGATCTGACCCAAAGCCCGGAGTGCAGCTTGCCATGCAGTCCTGTGGATGAGATCCCGATGGCCAACCACTGTAACGACTACTGCATCCTCAACAAGACCGCTCAGGGAGTCGTTCCTGTGTTGCTGTCCAAGGAACGTCCTGCAGATGTTCCCGACCATTCTCTGAAGTCAGAAGGATGA